The following proteins are encoded in a genomic region of Variovorax paradoxus:
- a CDS encoding RluA family pseudouridine synthase produces MVPDSTEPDEGADPAESSELRPFAMGPAEHGKRLDRALAALVPEFSRNYLQQLIEAGAVELQGRTVLKASATVRAGQAGHIELRPTPQSQAFRPEAMDIVTVHEDEHLRIIDKPAGLVVHPAPGHWSGTLLNGLLALDPKASLLPRAGIVHRLDRDTSGLMVVARTRAAMDAMVALIAAREVKRQYLAVGHKPWAGAAARQVDAPIGRDPRNRLRMAVVDLERHAGKTARTLIERLDSNAQGCAVRCTLETGRTHQIRVHMASIGHPLVGDALYGGAPAAGLERQALHAFRLAFVHPVTQAPLEFRSLPPADLVHALQTWGLDYNRA; encoded by the coding sequence CTGGTTCCCGACAGTACCGAGCCCGACGAGGGCGCGGACCCGGCCGAGTCCAGCGAGCTGCGGCCCTTTGCCATGGGACCGGCCGAGCACGGCAAGCGGCTGGACCGCGCGCTGGCCGCCCTGGTACCCGAATTTTCTCGCAACTATCTGCAACAGCTGATCGAAGCCGGCGCCGTGGAGCTGCAAGGCCGCACGGTCCTGAAGGCTTCCGCCACCGTGCGCGCCGGCCAGGCCGGCCACATCGAACTGCGGCCCACGCCGCAGAGCCAGGCCTTCCGGCCCGAGGCCATGGACATCGTCACGGTGCACGAGGACGAACACCTGCGCATCATCGACAAACCGGCCGGCCTGGTGGTGCATCCGGCGCCGGGCCATTGGAGCGGCACGCTCCTGAACGGGCTGCTGGCGCTCGACCCCAAGGCGTCGCTGCTGCCGCGCGCGGGCATCGTCCACCGGCTCGACCGCGACACCAGCGGACTGATGGTCGTGGCGCGCACCCGGGCCGCGATGGACGCCATGGTGGCGCTGATCGCGGCGCGCGAGGTGAAGCGGCAATACCTTGCCGTCGGGCACAAGCCTTGGGCGGGCGCGGCTGCGCGCCAAGTCGACGCGCCCATCGGCCGCGATCCGCGCAACCGCTTGCGCATGGCCGTGGTCGATCTGGAGCGCCACGCGGGCAAGACGGCGCGCACGCTCATCGAACGGCTGGACAGCAACGCACAGGGGTGCGCCGTGCGGTGCACGCTCGAAACCGGCCGTACCCACCAGATCCGGGTGCACATGGCCTCCATCGGGCATCCGCTGGTCGGCGACGCGCTCTACGGCGGCGCGCCCGCCGCGGGGCTGGAGCGGCAGGCGCTGCATGCCTTCAGGCTGGCATTCGTGCACCCCGTCACGCAGGCGCCGCTGGAGTTCCGCTCCCTTCCGCCGGCCGATCTTGTGCATGCGCTGCAGACCTGGGGGCTGGATTACAATCGCGCCTGA
- the scpB gene encoding SMC-Scp complex subunit ScpB yields MNTADAKRILETALICSSQPLPVRDMRVLFDDELGVDTIKVLLLELQEDWAQRGLELVNVASGWRFQSRPEMRDHLDRLHPEKPPRYTRAALETLAIIAYRQPVTRGDMEDIRGVTINSLILKQLEDRGWVEVIGHRETVGRPALYATTRQFLDDLGLASLDQLPLIETPAQQAALVDALDQASGNQPGLPMEIAGDTDSDASAATETSLEAELSLPDAESAEAAEDQAQDEPDAAEADAEVIDPKAANAIEAVDAAAAQFAENAAAPDAIEEPAEIPALQDVEPPAALESEVPSPDEADPHAVSPGKTS; encoded by the coding sequence ATGAATACGGCGGATGCCAAGCGCATTCTAGAAACCGCCTTGATCTGTTCGAGCCAGCCGCTGCCAGTGCGCGACATGCGCGTGCTGTTCGACGACGAGCTGGGCGTGGACACCATCAAGGTGCTGTTGCTTGAACTGCAGGAAGACTGGGCGCAACGCGGCCTGGAGCTGGTGAACGTCGCCAGCGGCTGGCGCTTTCAGAGCCGGCCGGAAATGCGCGACCACCTCGATCGCCTGCATCCAGAGAAGCCGCCGCGCTACACACGCGCCGCCCTCGAAACGCTGGCCATCATTGCCTATCGCCAGCCGGTCACGCGCGGCGACATGGAAGACATCCGCGGCGTCACCATCAACTCCCTCATCTTGAAGCAGCTCGAGGACCGCGGCTGGGTCGAGGTGATCGGCCACCGCGAAACCGTCGGCCGGCCGGCGCTCTATGCGACCACGCGGCAGTTTCTCGACGATCTCGGCCTGGCGTCCCTCGACCAGTTGCCGCTCATCGAAACGCCGGCCCAGCAGGCGGCGCTGGTCGATGCGCTCGACCAGGCCTCGGGCAACCAGCCGGGGCTGCCGATGGAAATCGCCGGTGACACCGATTCCGATGCCTCCGCCGCGACAGAAACAAGCCTGGAAGCCGAGTTGAGCTTGCCCGATGCCGAGAGCGCCGAGGCGGCGGAAGATCAGGCGCAAGACGAGCCGGATGCCGCGGAGGCTGATGCCGAAGTGATCGATCCCAAAGCGGCCAATGCCATCGAAGCGGTCGATGCCGCCGCCGCGCAGTTCGCCGAGAACGCGGCGGCTCCCGACGCGATCGAAGAGCCCGCAGAAATCCCGGCCCTCCAAGACGTCGAGCCTCCCGCAGCGCTCGAGTCCGAAGTCCCGTCGCCCGACGAGGCCGATCCCCACGCTGTTTCTCCCGGAAAAACCTCATGA
- the ndk gene encoding nucleoside-diphosphate kinase, whose amino-acid sequence MAIERTLSIIKPDAVAKNVIGKIVSRFEAAGLKVVAAKLVHLSRNEAEQFYSVHKERPFFKDLVEFMISGPVFVQVLEGENAIAKNRDLMGATDPKKAAAGTIRADFADSIDANAVHGSDAAETAANEVAFFFAGLNVYAR is encoded by the coding sequence ATGGCCATCGAACGTACCCTCTCCATCATCAAGCCCGACGCCGTTGCCAAGAACGTCATCGGCAAGATCGTTTCCCGCTTCGAAGCTGCCGGCCTCAAGGTCGTCGCCGCCAAGCTGGTGCATCTGTCGCGCAACGAAGCCGAGCAGTTCTACTCGGTCCACAAGGAACGTCCGTTCTTCAAGGACCTGGTCGAGTTCATGATCTCCGGCCCCGTGTTCGTGCAAGTGCTCGAAGGCGAGAACGCCATCGCCAAGAACCGCGACCTGATGGGCGCCACGGACCCGAAGAAGGCAGCCGCCGGCACCATCCGCGCCGACTTCGCCGACAGCATCGACGCCAACGCCGTGCACGGTTCGGACGCCGCCGAAACCGCAGCGAACGAAGTCGCTTTCTTCTTCGCCGGCCTCAACGTCTACGCACGCTGA
- a CDS encoding ATP-dependent DNA helicase: MTDTLEDKVRDAFAHGGVLSRAAEQFRERSGQTEMALAVARTIEDGGVLVVEAGTGVGKTFSYLVPALLSGERVLLSTATKTLQDQLFGRDLPRLVEALELPVRTALLKGRASYLCLHRLDLARHDASLPERGSLRRLAKIEQWSKATRTGDLAELPGLDERSPLIPLITSTRENCLGAQCPQFKPCHVNLARREALAADVVVINHHLFFADLAVRETGMAELLPTVSVVVFDEAHQLNETGVQFLGAQLGSGQALDFARDLLGAGLQHARGLVDWQQLVAAVERAARELRLAVGKQWPGTKLRWVGPSPEGIDPGLWQGALDDLQHAFELAAEGLDTVSEISPDFVRLYERAQQLAKRAARFALPCEVESVRWVDVGTQLRLIESPLDIAEAMRKRVLKIDRGDRDLDAYGEEREDSRPAPEDSGRAWVFTSATLGDEPTLRWFTEPCGLGDAEVLRVQSPFDYAAQAGLYVPRAFPKPNDASHSQRVAQLAARGASELGGRTLVLTTTLRALRAIGDEMKQQFERLEADVRPEVLVQGELPKRVLMDRFREGAGAGRAGCVLVASASFWEGFDAPGDALQLVVIDKLPFPPPNDPLVEARSQRLEAQGRSSFSDYSLPEAAVALKQGAGRLIRRETDCGVLAICDTRLVAMGYGRRLLAALPPMRRLESEADFEAAIGDLKNSLSA, from the coding sequence GTGACCGACACACTCGAGGACAAGGTGCGCGACGCCTTCGCGCACGGAGGCGTGCTTTCCCGCGCCGCCGAGCAGTTTCGCGAACGCTCGGGGCAAACCGAAATGGCGCTGGCCGTGGCGCGCACCATCGAAGACGGCGGCGTGCTGGTGGTCGAGGCCGGCACCGGCGTCGGCAAGACCTTCTCGTATCTCGTGCCCGCGTTGCTGAGCGGCGAACGCGTGCTGCTGTCGACCGCCACCAAGACCCTGCAGGACCAGCTGTTCGGCCGCGACCTGCCGCGCCTGGTCGAAGCGCTCGAGCTGCCGGTGCGGACGGCGCTGCTCAAGGGCCGCGCAAGCTATCTGTGCCTGCACCGGCTCGACCTGGCGCGCCACGATGCATCGCTGCCCGAACGCGGCAGCCTGCGGAGGCTCGCCAAGATCGAGCAATGGTCCAAGGCCACGCGAACCGGCGACCTGGCCGAGCTGCCGGGGCTGGACGAGCGCTCGCCGCTCATTCCGCTGATCACTTCCACGCGCGAGAACTGCCTGGGTGCGCAGTGCCCGCAGTTCAAGCCCTGCCACGTCAACCTGGCGCGGCGCGAGGCGCTGGCGGCCGACGTGGTGGTGATCAACCATCATCTGTTCTTCGCGGATCTCGCGGTCCGCGAGACCGGCATGGCGGAACTGCTGCCGACCGTGAGCGTGGTGGTGTTCGACGAGGCGCATCAGCTCAATGAAACCGGCGTGCAGTTTCTGGGTGCGCAACTCGGCAGCGGCCAGGCGCTCGATTTCGCACGCGATCTGCTCGGCGCGGGCCTGCAGCATGCGCGCGGGCTGGTCGACTGGCAGCAACTGGTGGCGGCCGTCGAGCGCGCGGCGCGCGAGTTGCGCCTGGCGGTCGGCAAGCAGTGGCCCGGTACCAAGCTGCGCTGGGTCGGGCCTTCGCCGGAAGGAATCGATCCTGGTCTCTGGCAGGGCGCACTTGACGACTTGCAGCATGCATTCGAGCTGGCGGCCGAGGGGCTCGATACCGTCAGCGAGATATCGCCCGATTTCGTGCGCCTGTACGAGCGCGCGCAGCAACTCGCGAAGCGCGCGGCGCGTTTTGCCTTGCCTTGCGAGGTCGAATCCGTGCGCTGGGTCGACGTGGGCACCCAACTGCGCCTGATCGAGTCGCCGCTCGACATCGCCGAGGCCATGCGCAAGCGCGTGCTCAAGATCGACCGCGGTGATCGCGATCTCGATGCCTATGGCGAAGAAAGAGAAGACAGCCGCCCGGCGCCGGAAGACAGCGGCCGCGCCTGGGTCTTCACTTCCGCCACGCTGGGCGACGAGCCCACGCTGCGCTGGTTCACCGAGCCGTGCGGCCTCGGCGATGCCGAGGTGCTGCGGGTGCAGAGCCCTTTCGACTATGCCGCACAGGCCGGGCTCTACGTGCCGCGTGCCTTTCCGAAGCCCAACGATGCGTCTCACAGCCAGCGGGTTGCGCAACTGGCCGCGCGGGGCGCCAGCGAGCTTGGTGGCCGCACGCTGGTGCTGACGACCACGCTGCGTGCCTTGCGCGCCATCGGCGACGAGATGAAGCAGCAGTTCGAGCGACTCGAGGCCGACGTTCGGCCCGAGGTGCTGGTGCAGGGCGAACTGCCCAAGCGCGTGCTCATGGACCGCTTCCGCGAAGGCGCGGGTGCCGGGCGCGCCGGTTGCGTGCTGGTGGCATCCGCATCGTTCTGGGAAGGCTTCGACGCCCCGGGCGACGCATTGCAGCTGGTGGTGATCGACAAGCTGCCGTTCCCGCCGCCGAACGATCCGCTGGTCGAAGCGCGCTCGCAGCGGCTGGAAGCCCAGGGGCGCAGTTCGTTCAGCGACTATTCGCTGCCCGAGGCGGCCGTGGCCTTGAAGCAGGGGGCAGGGCGGCTGATTCGCCGCGAAACGGATTGCGGGGTGCTTGCGATCTGCGACACCCGCCTGGTGGCCATGGGCTACGGCCGGCGGCTGCTGGCCGCGCTGCCGCCGATGCGGCGGCTGGAGAGCGAAGCGGATTTCGAAGCCGCCATCGGCGATCTGAAGAATTCGCTGTCGGCCTGA
- a CDS encoding helix-turn-helix domain-containing protein, whose protein sequence is MTERVSEFGTSAALPLAEGDITHKTAGDMLREAREAHGLHIEMVAAALKVPPQKLMALEADDIDSLPDPVFARALASSVCRALRIDPVPVLAKLPGAQRAPLATADRTLQSNIVSGTPRWNGSRSNGLPSRALLIVVALLLVGAGVLFWLPQSAFDQIGAAVSRWTARGEADTGSVAEAPVAGSAPGGASVVENAPVSPVPPAANPATPGTPGMPAATATIPTPGVPPATALPAANASATVSAPAAAGSGQPLVFVAREDCWVTVTEAGGKQLLRRIVQAGETVGLSGALPLSVVVGRASAVDVQVRGKPYDLKPVTRGGGVARFEVTS, encoded by the coding sequence ATGACTGAACGGGTTTCGGAGTTCGGCACTTCCGCGGCACTGCCGCTTGCGGAAGGCGACATCACGCACAAGACGGCCGGCGACATGCTTCGCGAGGCACGCGAGGCCCACGGCCTGCATATCGAAATGGTGGCCGCGGCCCTCAAGGTGCCGCCGCAGAAGCTCATGGCGCTGGAGGCGGACGATATCGATTCGCTGCCCGACCCGGTCTTTGCCCGGGCCCTGGCAAGCAGCGTCTGCCGCGCCTTGCGCATCGACCCCGTTCCCGTGTTGGCAAAGCTGCCGGGGGCGCAGCGCGCGCCGCTGGCAACGGCCGACCGCACGCTCCAGAGCAACATCGTTTCCGGCACGCCGCGCTGGAACGGCAGCCGCTCCAACGGTCTGCCATCGCGCGCCTTGCTGATCGTCGTCGCTTTGCTGCTGGTCGGCGCAGGGGTGCTGTTCTGGCTGCCGCAGTCGGCTTTCGACCAGATCGGTGCGGCGGTGTCGCGATGGACGGCACGCGGCGAGGCCGACACAGGTTCGGTGGCCGAGGCGCCCGTGGCGGGATCGGCGCCAGGCGGAGCATCCGTGGTCGAGAACGCACCGGTCTCACCGGTCCCACCGGCCGCAAACCCAGCCACACCGGGAACGCCCGGGATGCCTGCAGCAACCGCAACAATTCCAACGCCGGGTGTGCCGCCCGCTACAGCCTTGCCCGCCGCCAACGCTTCCGCAACCGTTTCGGCGCCTGCCGCTGCCGGCAGCGGCCAGCCGCTTGTCTTCGTCGCGCGCGAAGACTGCTGGGTCACGGTCACCGAAGCCGGCGGCAAGCAGTTGCTGCGCCGTATCGTGCAGGCGGGCGAAACCGTTGGCTTGTCGGGCGCGCTGCCGCTGTCGGTGGTGGTGGGACGCGCATCGGCGGTCGATGTGCAAGTGCGCGGAAAGCCCTACGATCTGAAGCCTGTCACGCGCGGCGGCGGCGTGGCGCGTTTTGAGGTGACCTCGTGA
- the pilW gene encoding type IV pilus biogenesis/stability protein PilW, translated as MSMAFSMTTASARRLLAASFTGVAVASLAVLLAGCVNTRTTTTSLADTSSAKGAEIVTESDETSRQRRARLRMELASGYFEHGQTTVALDEIKQALVADPNYADAYSLRGLIYMRLEDAGMAEDSFRRAIAINPRDPNVRHNYGWLLCQQNRFGDAAQQFTEALAVPSYTDRSKTLMTQGVCQLRAGQRPEAERSLMQAYEIDAGNPVVGFNLASLLAQREEWSRAQFYIRRVNNSPSASAETLWLGIKIERRLNNREAVAQLGGQLQRRFPQSREAIAYERGNFND; from the coding sequence ATGAGCATGGCCTTTTCGATGACGACCGCGAGCGCACGGCGGCTGCTGGCCGCGAGCTTTACCGGTGTCGCCGTGGCATCTCTGGCTGTTCTGCTCGCGGGCTGCGTCAATACGCGAACCACCACCACCAGCCTGGCCGACACCAGCTCGGCCAAGGGTGCCGAGATCGTGACCGAGTCCGACGAAACCAGCCGCCAGCGCCGCGCGCGCCTGCGCATGGAGCTCGCCTCGGGCTACTTCGAACACGGCCAGACCACCGTAGCGCTCGACGAGATCAAGCAGGCCCTGGTGGCCGATCCCAACTATGCGGACGCGTACAGCCTGCGGGGCCTCATCTACATGCGGCTCGAGGACGCCGGCATGGCCGAGGACAGCTTCCGCCGCGCCATTGCGATCAACCCGCGCGATCCCAATGTGCGGCACAACTACGGTTGGCTGCTGTGCCAGCAGAACCGCTTTGGCGATGCCGCCCAGCAGTTCACCGAAGCGCTCGCGGTGCCGAGCTACACCGATCGTTCCAAGACGCTCATGACGCAGGGCGTTTGCCAGCTCAGGGCCGGCCAGCGCCCTGAGGCGGAACGCAGCCTCATGCAGGCCTACGAGATCGATGCCGGCAATCCGGTGGTCGGATTCAATCTGGCCTCGCTGCTGGCGCAACGCGAAGAATGGTCGCGTGCGCAGTTCTACATTCGCCGTGTCAACAACAGTCCGTCGGCCAGTGCCGAGACGCTGTGGCTCGGCATCAAGATCGAACGACGGCTCAACAACCGCGAGGCAGTTGCGCAGTTGGGGGGGCAACTGCAACGGCGCTTTCCGCAGTCCCGGGAGGCAATAGCGTACGAGCGCGGGAATTTCAATGACTGA
- a CDS encoding outer membrane protein assembly factor BamD, with protein MFRAKLSVPSWIALSAAALLAAGCSSTPTADKTASWSPNRIYAEAKDEAGSGAYDKAVPLYEKLEGRAAGTPLAQQAQLEKAYAQYKSGEKANAVSTLDRFMKLHPASPALDYALYLKGVINFNDDLGMFAFLTRQDLSERDQKAAKESFESFKELVTRFPASRYAPDARQRMNYIVNSLAQYEVHVARYYYSRGAYLAAINRAQLALSDYREVPALEEALYIIVRSYDALGMKDLRDDAQRVLTANYPQSEYLARGFKGKDDPWWKVW; from the coding sequence ATGTTTCGCGCCAAATTATCGGTCCCCTCCTGGATCGCCCTCAGCGCGGCAGCGCTGCTTGCAGCCGGCTGCTCCTCCACCCCCACCGCCGACAAGACGGCGAGCTGGAGCCCCAACCGCATTTACGCGGAAGCCAAGGACGAAGCCGGTTCCGGCGCCTACGACAAGGCCGTGCCGCTGTACGAGAAGCTCGAAGGCCGTGCCGCCGGTACGCCGCTCGCGCAGCAGGCCCAGCTCGAAAAGGCCTATGCGCAGTACAAGTCCGGCGAAAAGGCCAACGCCGTTTCCACGCTGGACCGCTTCATGAAGCTGCACCCGGCGAGCCCGGCGCTCGACTACGCGCTGTACCTCAAGGGCGTGATCAACTTCAACGACGATCTCGGCATGTTCGCGTTCCTGACGCGGCAAGACCTGTCCGAGCGCGACCAGAAGGCTGCCAAGGAGTCGTTCGAGTCGTTCAAGGAGCTCGTGACGCGCTTCCCCGCGTCGCGCTACGCGCCCGACGCGCGCCAGCGCATGAACTACATCGTGAACTCGCTCGCCCAGTACGAAGTGCATGTGGCGCGCTACTATTACTCGCGCGGCGCCTACCTCGCGGCCATCAACCGGGCGCAGCTTGCGCTGTCCGACTACCGCGAAGTGCCCGCTCTCGAAGAAGCGCTGTACATCATCGTTCGCTCCTACGACGCGCTCGGCATGAAGGACCTGCGCGACGACGCGCAGCGCGTGCTGACCGCCAACTACCCGCAAAGCGAGTACCTGGCGCGCGGCTTCAAGGGCAAGGACGATCCTTGGTGGAAGGTCTGGTAA
- a CDS encoding pseudouridine synthase — protein MSSSDTDDAAAVPVQPESEKKDAAAEAPGQASDTDAGAPAAAAGEGEAPKKRRAPRRKKTAEQAVDGEPAAAATESSEPVVEEATAEAAAVAAPVPAAPVQAAAPAAAPEREERRVEEEGARSEYDEEDDEEEEPDEEEDDLDRARRAAEREQRNALPPEPIRFADVISGQFDADEESPEVPPLKRVLLPEADSPKLHKVLAQAGLGSRLEMEALILQGRISVNNEPAHIGQRIQYGDQVKINGKPIRYRIAPPPPRVIAYHKPVGEVVTHDDPQNRPTVFRKLPRLQQGKWQSVGRLDLNTEGLLLFSSSGDLANQLMHPRFGLEREYAVRVLGALSAEEKKKLLEGVRLEDGMAQFGTIEEGGGEGSNCWYRVTISEGRNREVRRLFESVGHAVSRLIRIRYGAMVLPRGLKRGAWMELDERDISALFQASGGGAPRPQQQQRGPGGQEGAGGGRNGRNKKRRGNRNAGGGGGGQAPRDTRDPRDEGREAPIPNPLGDGRPPRGERGGRGNRGGGGNAGGGNAGAPPQGRRGNNNNRGGNRQGEERPPSGANQPDPMKTSLGYIGADSFSRQRKEQRQGPGRRGGGPAGGGFGGGQGGPGGNRRRGR, from the coding sequence ATGAGCTCCTCCGACACCGACGACGCGGCCGCCGTGCCCGTCCAGCCCGAATCCGAGAAAAAAGACGCAGCGGCGGAAGCGCCCGGCCAGGCTTCGGACACCGATGCGGGCGCGCCGGCCGCAGCAGCCGGCGAGGGCGAAGCGCCCAAGAAGCGGCGTGCTCCCCGGCGCAAGAAAACCGCAGAGCAGGCAGTAGACGGCGAACCCGCGGCAGCAGCAACCGAAAGCTCCGAGCCGGTGGTCGAGGAGGCCACGGCCGAGGCGGCCGCTGTTGCTGCTCCCGTTCCCGCCGCTCCCGTCCAGGCTGCCGCGCCCGCCGCAGCGCCTGAACGCGAGGAGCGCCGAGTGGAAGAAGAGGGTGCCCGGTCCGAATACGACGAAGAAGACGACGAAGAAGAAGAGCCCGACGAGGAAGAGGACGACCTCGACCGCGCGCGCCGCGCCGCCGAACGCGAGCAGCGCAATGCGTTGCCGCCCGAGCCGATCCGTTTCGCGGACGTCATTTCGGGCCAGTTCGACGCCGACGAAGAAAGCCCCGAAGTCCCGCCGCTCAAGCGGGTGCTGCTGCCGGAAGCCGATTCGCCCAAGCTGCACAAGGTGCTGGCGCAGGCGGGCCTGGGTTCGCGGCTCGAAATGGAGGCACTGATTCTCCAGGGCCGCATCTCGGTCAACAACGAACCGGCCCACATCGGCCAGCGCATCCAGTACGGCGATCAGGTCAAGATCAACGGCAAGCCGATTCGCTACCGCATCGCACCGCCCCCGCCGCGCGTCATTGCGTATCACAAGCCCGTGGGCGAAGTCGTCACGCACGACGATCCGCAGAACCGCCCCACGGTGTTCCGCAAGTTGCCGCGCCTGCAGCAGGGCAAGTGGCAATCGGTCGGCCGGCTCGACCTGAACACCGAAGGCCTGCTGCTGTTCAGCAGCTCCGGCGACCTGGCCAACCAGCTGATGCACCCCCGCTTCGGGCTGGAGCGCGAATACGCCGTGCGCGTGCTGGGTGCGCTCAGCGCCGAAGAAAAGAAGAAGCTGCTCGAAGGCGTGCGCCTCGAAGACGGCATGGCCCAGTTCGGCACCATCGAAGAGGGCGGCGGCGAAGGCTCGAACTGCTGGTACCGCGTCACCATTTCCGAAGGCCGCAACCGTGAAGTGCGGCGGCTGTTCGAATCGGTGGGCCACGCGGTCAGCCGCCTGATCCGCATCCGCTACGGCGCCATGGTGTTGCCGCGCGGACTGAAGCGCGGCGCCTGGATGGAACTCGACGAGCGTGACATCAGCGCGCTGTTCCAGGCCTCGGGCGGCGGCGCACCGCGTCCGCAGCAGCAACAACGCGGTCCCGGGGGGCAGGAGGGCGCCGGCGGCGGCCGGAACGGACGCAACAAGAAGCGCCGCGGCAACCGCAACGCCGGCGGCGGTGGCGGCGGGCAAGCGCCGCGCGACACGCGCGATCCACGCGACGAAGGCCGTGAGGCACCCATTCCGAATCCGCTGGGCGACGGCCGGCCGCCGCGCGGCGAGCGCGGGGGGCGGGGCAACCGAGGCGGCGGAGGCAACGCGGGTGGCGGCAATGCAGGCGCGCCGCCGCAGGGGCGCCGCGGCAACAACAACAACCGTGGCGGCAATCGCCAAGGTGAGGAACGTCCGCCAAGCGGCGCGAACCAGCCCGATCCGATGAAGACCTCGCTCGGCTACATCGGCGCCGACAGCTTTTCGCGCCAGCGGAAAGAGCAGCGCCAGGGGCCGGGGCGCCGCGGCGGTGGTCCGGCCGGGGGCGGCTTCGGCGGCGGCCAGGGCGGCCCAGGCGGAAATCGGCGCCGCGGGCGCTGA
- the rlmN gene encoding 23S rRNA (adenine(2503)-C(2))-methyltransferase RlmN, which translates to MTTANLLEFDLEGLAAFCEKLGEKRFRATQLFRWIHQRGASDFAQMTDLAKSLREKLATTARVEALSVLTQHESKDGTIKWLFDVGDGNAVEAVFIPEDDRGTLCVSSQAGCAVGCRFCSTGHQGFSRNLSTGEIVAQLWFAEHFLRKHLKRDERVISNVVMMGMGEPLQNYTALVPALRTMLDDNAYGLSRRRVTVSTSGVVPMIDRLGADCPVAMAVSLHAPNDALRDDLVPLNRKYPIAELLEACKRYLAHAPRDFITFEYCMLDGVNDQPEHARQLVELVRTHGVSCKFNLIPFNPFPASGLLRSPQPRVLAFAKTLSEAGLVTTVRKTRGDDIDAACGQLAGDVKDRTRAAERMAQRRVSERTIVLHPVRKTPTVSQEH; encoded by the coding sequence ATGACCACGGCCAACCTGCTCGAATTCGATCTCGAGGGGCTGGCTGCGTTCTGCGAAAAGCTCGGCGAGAAGCGATTCCGCGCCACGCAGCTGTTCCGCTGGATCCACCAGCGTGGCGCCAGCGACTTCGCCCAGATGACCGATCTGGCCAAGTCGCTGCGCGAAAAGCTCGCCACCACCGCTCGCGTCGAGGCCCTTTCGGTCCTCACGCAGCACGAATCCAAGGACGGCACGATCAAGTGGCTGTTCGACGTCGGCGATGGCAATGCCGTCGAAGCCGTATTCATTCCCGAAGACGACCGCGGCACGTTGTGCGTGTCGTCTCAAGCCGGCTGCGCGGTGGGGTGCCGCTTCTGCTCCACCGGGCATCAGGGCTTCAGCCGCAACCTGAGCACGGGCGAAATCGTCGCCCAGCTGTGGTTTGCCGAACACTTCCTGCGCAAGCATCTGAAACGCGACGAGCGCGTCATTTCCAACGTGGTGATGATGGGCATGGGCGAGCCGCTGCAGAACTACACGGCGCTGGTGCCCGCGCTGCGCACCATGCTCGATGACAACGCCTATGGGCTGTCGCGCCGCCGCGTAACCGTGTCGACCTCCGGCGTGGTGCCGATGATCGACCGCCTGGGCGCCGATTGCCCGGTGGCCATGGCGGTGTCGCTGCACGCGCCCAACGATGCGCTGCGCGACGACCTCGTGCCGCTCAATCGCAAGTACCCCATCGCCGAACTGCTCGAGGCCTGCAAGCGCTACCTGGCGCATGCGCCGCGCGACTTCATCACCTTCGAGTACTGCATGCTCGACGGCGTCAACGACCAGCCCGAGCATGCGCGGCAGCTGGTGGAACTCGTCCGCACCCATGGCGTGTCGTGCAAGTTCAACCTGATTCCGTTCAATCCGTTTCCGGCCTCGGGTCTGCTGCGTTCGCCGCAGCCGCGCGTGCTGGCATTTGCCAAGACGCTGAGCGAGGCCGGCCTCGTGACCACCGTGCGCAAGACGCGCGGCGACGACATCGATGCGGCCTGCGGACAGCTGGCCGGCGACGTCAAGGACCGAACCCGCGCGGCCGAACGCATGGCCCAGCGCCGCGTGTCGGAGCGCACCATCGTTTTGCACCCGGTTCGCAAGACCCCCACCGTCTCCCAGGAGCACTGA